ttaactttttgttttcctgttttcccaTTGCTTCAAATGTCAGCTTATGATGTCTTTATGCGTGTAACTGcgaatattataatatattaacaCACCGATGATACTTTTCAATGGAGGGTTTTCCGAACTTTTCGCTTACCAACCCATTAGTGTTCCCGCGGATAAGATAACTTTATATGAAAGTTTGTTACCTGGTGAAAAAACAGTGCTTTTTTTACGATATCCTATTGTATTGCTATACTATTAAAATTCGACTTTAAATGCGGTTTTAAtgagtttattatttttggtttccCCTTCCAACCGCTAGGTGGCGCCAGGGGATTGTGTTCGTGCCGATCATATactacataaatatatacacgcacacatacatccacacatatgcaaacactcgaaattaaacaaattgaaatgatgGCAAATGATATGGCGCAAGGCGGTAGGCAGTGGGTGGGTGTTGGGCGGTCGGTCTGTGAACGGGGGACTGTGTCAACGGCGGTGCTGATTACAGAATAGAATATAGtagaatatagaatatatagaatgtacacatacgccccgtgggGCCTCTCATTAGAATGGCGAAATGTGCACAGTAGTTAATTATGCTTCCTTGGGTTTTGCAGGAAAACACAGACCTTGTTCTCTACATCGGATAAACATTCTGAGTAAACATATAGTACACATGTCTCAATGGGTGTAATGTTTATAAACTCAAAGTTGACATAGCGAAGTTGATAGTGGGCTCTTCAACTTTTTCCGGTTACCGTTAAAGGTTTAATATAGATTGCTTAGAGAATTTGGTAGTATATAGTATAGGGATCGAATAAGGCACATTATAAATGCGTGCTCACGTTTTTTATTATGGCCGTTTATAATTCCAATTTGCCATTGACGTGGGTCGGCGAAAGGGGTGGAGGGGCGGGGGGTGCTGGATTAGAGAAAGGGTTCGTGGGCGTGGGGAGGTGGGAGGTGGGCAGCCTGCAAGCTGCGAAATTAGGGCATCAAAGGCCACCTGACCAATCGAAgggtacacacacacacacatactcgcaCTTCTATATATACATGCGTATATACTTTCAAGCACACACTCTTACTGCAACTGGcgcatgtgtatgtgtttgtgcgtGCGGCTTGTTTACTGCCAGCACTTGaccttaaaaaaataaaaatgtaattaattgcTGGCCAGGTATGTAAATGCAGGTGAAAACAAACATTGTGTTGTATTTGTTGTgccacacaacacacacacacacacacactcgagcTGCACACTTTGTTGTTATCGAATTTTTGCACAGCGCCAGAGCCAGCAAACACGAAAAGTTCTCTATCtcatcatttgcatttgattttttaattgacCACCAAGTGTGGCAAAAAAACGATATAAAATtcaacacacacattcacacacaccgcacacacgcacaccacacacacgcaaatatgtaaataaaaacattaaagacGTGCTCCGATCGGTTCTGGTTGGAATGACGacgatggtgatgatgatgcccCGTTTCCAATTGGAAACGTATTGGGATTGTGCTGAAAAAACGGTTCAACCTTTTGAACCAAGTGTGCGTGGGGGGGTTCGGGGGGCGTGTCCGGCTGGTTGGGCCGCTAATGGTTCACATTCCGCCACCGATTTTCACCCAATTCGATccggattcggattgggatgGCTCTGTGCTTACTGTAAATGGTATTCCTTCCACGGAGCCAATGGCGAAGCACCGGTCGCCTGCATTGCAGGCGCCGCTCAAAATCTGATGACAATTCATAATTTACACACAGTTGATTATCACATCACAGCGCACGGATATTGGGGTCTTGGTTCTTTGGTTTCTAGCACGAATTTTCCTTGCTTCTTGTAACAAACGACAACAAAGTGACATTACATAAAAATTAGAGTTGGGTTCTTGGCCAGCGCGGCCAATCGAACTATCGATATTAGGGATGGCACAGCATGGAAGGCGAAATATCGCCTGAGTGATTTAAATACGGTTACTCCAATTAACCGAAAAACtgtttatcattttattaaaatattattattcaaatatttatataagtatttattttattttcaaaaactaGAGCTGAATATGTTAACCtattgaaataatataaaattattctGCTTCGCCtatatttagtattttttcTAATTTCCTTTCGATTTCGGTATCGATTTTGATTGACAATCGAAACTAAGACTTGGAATAAATATCTATTCGTGGTATCGATAGGCTCTGTCGATATTCAGGGTTGTGTTGCGACCATTTTTGCATGTTGAAAACGCCGAAAattagtttttggttttgtttataaaaatagctccGAAATGGCGGCAGGTCCAATTGCTGAACGCAACCAAGGTGAGTTTGCCCTCCACTCCACATTTGCCACACTTGGGAGTCGCTTTAACCGGTCTTTTCCGTTCCCTCCACAGATGCCACCATCTATGCCGGCGGTCTGGACGACAAGGTGTCGGAAACGCTGCTCTGGGAGCTGTTTGTCCAGGCAGGACCAGTGGGTAAGTgcgaacacacacatgtataGTGCCTAGCAGCTTCCTAATCGACATGCTTGCAGTGAACGTACACATGCCCAAGGATCGGGTCACCCAAATGCACCAGGGCTATGGATTCGTCGAGTTCCTCAGCGAGGAGGACGCCGACTATGGAATAAAGATCATGAACATGATCAAGCTTTACGGCAAGCCAATTCGCGTGAACAAGGCGTCGGCGCATCAGAAGAACCTAGATGTCGGCGCCAACATCTTCATTGGCAACCTGGACGTGGAGGTGGACGAGAAGCTGCTGTACGACACGTTCTCCGCCTTCGGCGTTATACTGCAGACGCCAAAGATCATGCGAGACCCGGAGACTGGCAAGTCTAAGAGCTTCGCGTTCATCAACTTTGCCAGCTTCGAGGCCAGCGATGCGGCCATGGACGCCATGAACGGCCAGTACCTGTGCAACCGTCCCATTTCCGTGTCCTATGCCTTCAAGAAGGATCACAAGGGCGAGCGTCACGGTTCGGCTGCGGAGCGCCTGTTGGCCGCCCAGAATCCATCGACCCATGCGGACCGGCCGCATCAATTGTTCGCCGATGCACCGGTGCAGAACATGATGCCCCAGATGCAGGGCCAGATGGCAGGCCAAATGCCTGGCCAGATCCCGGCCCAGATGCCGAACCAGATGATGCCGCCACCAATGATggcgccgccgccgccggtgGTGCCCGTTTCGAATAACAACATGGGCATGCTAGCACCGCCGCCGCCCGTTCCTCAGCCTACTCCGTTCCCAGCTACGATACCGCCGCCTCCGCTGCCGCCGATGACCGGCGGacagccgccgctgccgccagCAATGGGCATTCCGCCGCCTCCTCGCATGATGCAGGCAAATGCGTGGGCACCGCCCGGCAtgcctgctcctccgcccAGACCACCGCCCACCAACTGGCGTCCGCCGCCCGTGCCCTTCCCTCCCACGCCCTACGCACGGCCCTACCAACCCGACGGCTACCAGTACTAAGTCTAGCGTGTAGTGTATACCAATTTGGACGAGACGAGAAATAAACATCAATAGGATTTATCAATGAAGCCTGCTCTGGGATATGTTAAGACTTCCACTCTTCTTTCTAATATGCATTTAACAACCGGGAAACCACTGGGAGATGTTTAGATCATCATTGTCGCAATCAcaatcttcttttttttaaatagaactattttcaataaacataaaacgaTTTCATTAATAACACTTACGTTTGTGCATTAAGACTTCAATTTGAATGGAACGTATGGAGAAAGCGATGATGATacgtttttttaaatttcactaagcatttttttatttgggtttCCTCTAATTTAATGGTCAATCTTTTAAATTGATGTATAGAAACTAGCTTGTAGTTCAAAATAAACTCAGCAGATTATTTTCGATTTACTGAAATGAAACCAGAAGGATTCCTTTTTACCATTACCAAAATGGTGCCATCCCGCTTTTTTTCGaaactcttttgtttttgggtcttgtaatttgttttgcataaatttattaatatggGAAACATACAAGTACAGTATTTACAATAGTTTTGACTACTATTCATTTTTTACTCTTCGTCTATTGAATTCTTGCCTAAGCGATTTTGGTTTAGTCCCACTGTGCTAACTTCCATTTCGTTTGgtaaaataact
This Drosophila simulans strain w501 chromosome X, Prin_Dsim_3.1, whole genome shotgun sequence DNA region includes the following protein-coding sequences:
- the LOC27208268 gene encoding splicing factor 3B subunit 4, producing the protein MAAGPIAERNQDATIYAGGLDDKVSETLLWELFVQAGPVVNVHMPKDRVTQMHQGYGFVEFLSEEDADYGIKIMNMIKLYGKPIRVNKASAHQKNLDVGANIFIGNLDVEVDEKLLYDTFSAFGVILQTPKIMRDPETGKSKSFAFINFASFEASDAAMDAMNGQYLCNRPISVSYAFKKDHKGERHGSAAERLLAAQNPSTHADRPHQLFADAPVQNMMPQMQGQMAGQMPGQIPAQMPNQMMPPPMMAPPPPVVPVSNNNMGMLAPPPPVPQPTPFPATIPPPPLPPMTGGQPPLPPAMGIPPPPRMMQANAWAPPGMPAPPPRPPPTNWRPPPVPFPPTPYARPYQPDGYQY